One window of Catonella massiliensis genomic DNA carries:
- a CDS encoding alpha-galactosidase translates to MPIVFHESSMTFHLSNGKISYIISVIQNGGIENLYYGKAIKDRESFAHHHEETYRSHSAVCVPEPGTLARQYIRNDYPSYGTGDFRSPAYTVLHENGSRISDYKYIGYNILKGKPSLAPLPSTYVECDSEADTLEITLVDDVTNTEMILSYTIYADYPVITRHARFNHKGESPIVLTKALSFAVDFLDMDYEMIHFSGAWARERYLKRRKLEMGIQSIGTVTGTGSGADHNPFIALARPETTESSGEVYGFSLVYSGNFLAQVEVSTHDMTRVMLGIHPENFAWKLEKDESFVTPEAVLVYSESGFNSMSQSLHDLYRNRLMRGEWRDKARPILLNNWEATYFNFDEEKLLKIASKAKEVGVELFVLDDGWFGARDDDYRGLGDWFANTRKLPGGVPGLADKVEALGLKFGIWVELEMVNKDSDLYRAHPDWLIGAPDRFECHSRHQHVLDMSRDEVVDYLYGCMDKLLSESKVSYIKWDMNRYMTEPFGRELPCDRQGEFMHRYILGVYKLYDRLTKKFPHVLFESCASGGARFDPGMLYYAPQTWTSDNSDANERTKIQYSTSYMYPIVSMGSHVSAVPNHQMSRITKLSTRASVAYFGTFGYELDLNLLNAEEIEEVKKQVRFMKEHRELIQLKSDFYRLISPFDHNETAWIVVAKDKSEAIAMYYQRLCKINGAFLRFKLEGLCPETCYEVSYNLLGKDISYKAYGDELMSMGIPVNKGDLGTMGGDFSAIIFVIRKAS, encoded by the coding sequence ATGCCAATAGTATTTCACGAAAGTTCTATGACCTTCCATTTGTCAAATGGAAAGATAAGCTACATAATAAGCGTCATTCAAAATGGAGGAATCGAGAACCTCTACTATGGAAAGGCCATAAAGGACAGGGAATCATTTGCACACCACCACGAAGAAACTTACCGCTCACACAGTGCAGTTTGTGTACCCGAGCCTGGAACCCTTGCCAGACAGTACATTAGAAATGACTATCCAAGTTATGGAACAGGCGATTTTAGAAGCCCTGCCTACACAGTTTTGCATGAAAATGGAAGCCGCATAAGCGATTATAAATATATTGGCTACAACATACTCAAAGGTAAGCCAAGTCTTGCACCGCTTCCTTCTACTTATGTAGAATGTGATTCTGAGGCTGACACCCTTGAAATTACTTTGGTTGATGATGTAACAAATACTGAAATGATACTCTCCTATACCATTTATGCTGATTATCCTGTCATAACGAGGCATGCCCGCTTTAATCACAAGGGAGAGTCCCCGATAGTTCTCACAAAGGCTCTAAGCTTTGCCGTAGACTTCCTTGATATGGATTACGAAATGATTCATTTCTCAGGAGCTTGGGCTAGAGAACGTTACCTAAAGAGAAGAAAACTTGAAATGGGTATCCAGTCGATTGGAACCGTTACAGGAACAGGCTCCGGCGCTGACCACAACCCTTTTATAGCCCTTGCCAGACCTGAAACCACAGAAAGTTCAGGTGAGGTCTATGGTTTTAGCCTTGTCTACAGCGGTAACTTTTTAGCTCAGGTTGAAGTTTCTACCCACGATATGACCAGAGTTATGCTTGGCATACATCCTGAGAACTTCGCATGGAAGTTAGAAAAGGACGAAAGCTTTGTTACTCCTGAGGCTGTGCTTGTGTACAGCGAGAGTGGCTTTAATTCTATGAGTCAGTCCCTGCATGACCTCTACAGAAACCGCTTGATGCGTGGAGAATGGAGGGATAAAGCTCGTCCTATACTTCTTAATAACTGGGAGGCTACTTATTTTAACTTTGATGAGGAGAAGTTACTTAAGATTGCTTCAAAGGCTAAAGAAGTAGGTGTTGAGCTCTTCGTCCTGGATGATGGATGGTTTGGAGCAAGAGATGATGATTACAGGGGACTAGGTGACTGGTTTGCAAATACAAGAAAGCTGCCTGGTGGTGTTCCCGGACTGGCTGACAAGGTAGAGGCTCTCGGGCTTAAGTTTGGTATCTGGGTAGAGCTTGAAATGGTGAATAAAGACAGTGACCTCTACAGAGCTCATCCTGACTGGCTAATAGGTGCACCGGATAGATTTGAATGCCACTCAAGACATCAGCATGTTCTTGATATGTCAAGGGATGAGGTGGTTGACTATCTCTATGGCTGTATGGATAAGCTACTCTCAGAGTCAAAGGTCTCTTATATCAAATGGGATATGAACCGCTATATGACGGAGCCTTTTGGTAGGGAGCTTCCTTGTGACAGGCAGGGAGAGTTCATGCACCGCTACATCCTAGGCGTGTACAAGCTCTACGACAGGCTTACAAAGAAGTTCCCTCACGTTCTCTTTGAGTCCTGTGCAAGCGGTGGGGCAAGATTTGATCCGGGTATGCTCTATTATGCACCTCAGACCTGGACCAGTGATAATTCTGATGCAAATGAAAGAACCAAGATACAGTATAGCACTTCCTATATGTACCCTATCGTGTCTATGGGCTCTCACGTATCCGCAGTGCCTAACCATCAGATGAGCAGAATAACCAAGCTTTCAACCAGGGCTTCTGTGGCTTACTTTGGTACCTTCGGATATGAGCTTGACCTCAATCTCCTAAACGCAGAAGAAATTGAAGAGGTGAAGAAGCAGGTAAGATTTATGAAGGAACACAGGGAACTCATCCAGCTAAAGAGTGACTTCTACAGGCTAATCAGTCCTTTCGACCACAATGAAACTGCCTGGATAGTTGTTGCAAAGGATAAGAGCGAAGCCATAGCTATGTACTATCAGAGGCTTTGCAAGATAAATGGTGCCTTCCTAAGGTTTAAGCTTGAAGGACTTTGCCCTGAGACCTGCTATGAAGTATCCTACAATCTCTTAGGTAAAGATATATCCTATAAGGCTTATGGAGATGAGCTTATGTCTATGGGTATCCCTGTAAATAAGGGAGACCTTGGAACTATGGGTGGTGATTTCTCGGCTATAATATTTGTGATTAGAAAAGCATCATAA
- a CDS encoding sensor histidine kinase: MGILAHTALSTKINLVFVFFLVLPLLLFTAVSYYFTNQLILKQTINTMSYTYNEAIYILDRYFDAMETALGNILSNDEVYKLAAESIDGDTVFSQRFYYNAFMKRIGYINQSSQIDGIRLYVKSDRPSIINDEEIFSLNMAEQSEWYKKLNTKMNSRHWVKPGFIIEPDGEGSRFFSYLGIIYRPDSLSEPMAVLRIDIDKSKIEELLKRIKFNPETSVLLSDGKDIIYGLKGNGEEFETGKLDKIRGEQAGKDWSFVKYSNVKYIFRTEMLSANGWHLNVLVPQASVLEKQQALYLTLLIALFGIAAVSYGLAYLTINSNLKRIFILNKEMKRVESGDFSHKIKPVGSDEIGELMRSFKAMTLRMEEMIDEKYRMGKEVKNAELKALQAQINPHFLYNSLDLVNCLAIEHDVPEIADMINSLVEFYKLSLNRGKEIFSLQDEVRHVQAYVRIQNMRFEKKISLDIEEKQWLKEYSILKIILQPLVENSIMHGILEKEDSRGIIKINFVHQGDRIYIIIKDDGVGMSKDKIDNLLKDTNEIKHAGSGYGVKNINERIKLYYGLEFGLVFESKENVGTVATVSIPAIPYKEN; this comes from the coding sequence ATGGGAATCTTGGCACATACAGCTCTAAGTACAAAAATCAACTTGGTTTTTGTATTCTTCCTTGTGCTGCCACTGCTTCTTTTTACTGCAGTTTCATATTATTTTACCAACCAGTTAATCCTTAAACAAACGATAAATACGATGTCATATACGTATAATGAAGCAATATATATCTTAGATAGATATTTTGATGCTATGGAAACAGCCCTCGGAAATATATTATCAAATGACGAGGTATATAAGTTAGCTGCAGAAAGTATAGATGGTGATACTGTATTTAGTCAGAGATTTTATTATAATGCATTTATGAAAAGAATAGGTTATATAAATCAGTCATCACAAATTGATGGAATAAGGCTTTATGTAAAAAGCGACAGGCCATCTATCATAAATGATGAAGAGATATTTTCACTAAATATGGCTGAACAATCAGAGTGGTATAAGAAGCTTAATACAAAAATGAACAGCAGGCACTGGGTAAAGCCGGGCTTTATTATTGAACCGGATGGAGAGGGCTCAAGGTTTTTCTCGTATTTGGGAATAATTTATAGGCCTGATTCATTAAGCGAGCCTATGGCAGTGCTAAGAATAGATATAGACAAAAGTAAAATAGAAGAGTTATTAAAGAGAATTAAGTTTAATCCGGAGACATCTGTATTACTCAGTGATGGGAAAGATATTATTTATGGCCTTAAAGGAAATGGAGAAGAATTTGAAACGGGAAAACTGGATAAGATAAGGGGTGAGCAGGCTGGTAAGGACTGGAGCTTTGTTAAATATAGTAATGTTAAATATATTTTTAGGACAGAAATGCTAAGTGCCAATGGATGGCATCTGAATGTTCTTGTGCCACAAGCATCGGTGCTAGAGAAGCAGCAGGCCTTATATCTGACTCTTTTAATAGCGCTTTTTGGGATTGCAGCAGTGTCATATGGTCTTGCATATTTGACCATAAATTCCAACTTAAAGCGGATATTTATTCTGAATAAAGAAATGAAACGTGTGGAATCGGGAGACTTTTCGCACAAAATCAAGCCTGTAGGTTCAGATGAAATCGGAGAGTTAATGAGAAGCTTTAAGGCAATGACACTTCGTATGGAAGAAATGATAGATGAGAAGTATCGGATGGGTAAGGAGGTTAAAAATGCTGAATTAAAGGCTCTTCAGGCGCAAATAAATCCACATTTCCTTTATAATTCCTTGGATTTGGTTAACTGCCTTGCTATCGAGCATGATGTTCCGGAAATAGCAGATATGATTAATAGCTTGGTTGAATTTTATAAACTAAGTCTAAACAGAGGAAAAGAGATATTCTCGCTTCAAGATGAGGTCCGCCATGTACAGGCGTATGTGCGTATACAAAATATGCGTTTTGAAAAGAAAATCAGTCTTGATATAGAGGAAAAACAGTGGCTTAAGGAGTATTCTATATTAAAGATAATACTTCAGCCTCTGGTTGAAAACAGCATCATGCATGGTATCCTTGAAAAAGAGGACAGTAGAGGTATAATAAAAATTAACTTCGTACATCAAGGAGACAGAATCTATATAATTATCAAAGATGACGGGGTAGGAATGTCCAAAGATAAGATAGATAATCTGCTAAAAGATACAAACGAGATAAAGCATGCAGGGTCAGGTTACGGGGTTAAAAATATAAATGAAAGAATTAAGCTATACTATGGTCTCGAGTTTGGCTTAGTGTTTGAAAGCAAGGAAAATGTCGGCACTGTAGCAACAGTGAGTATACCGGCTATACCATATAAAGAAAATTAA
- a CDS encoding metal ABC transporter solute-binding protein, Zn/Mn family, which translates to MRKTILFLLLGVLLLTGCGNMGSTKEAVSNADSKPKKKVTVTTSFLYDMVNQLAGDMVDKELIIPAGEDPHLYVAKPEDLKKIAEADLLLFHGLHFEGKMQEVLEKKGYAVASTFPEDKIGKMEEDGAVIIDPHFWFDIDLYKEATENAGAKLSELLPDKKDEIDKNTKAYLEKLSALDEENKKSLAEIPEGERYLITPHDAFNYFSRRYGIEVVAPQGVSTDSEVANKDIDKTVDFIVEHKVKAIFAESTTDPARMEKLKEACRAKGFDVKVVSGEGNELFSDSLATEGQSGDTYIDMYKHNVKLITENLR; encoded by the coding sequence TTGAGAAAAACAATATTATTTTTACTACTTGGAGTATTGCTTTTAACAGGCTGTGGGAATATGGGTAGTACTAAGGAAGCTGTAAGTAATGCTGATTCTAAACCTAAAAAGAAGGTAACAGTAACAACTTCATTTCTGTACGACATGGTAAATCAGCTTGCAGGTGACATGGTGGATAAAGAGCTTATTATCCCTGCGGGAGAGGATCCTCACCTATATGTAGCAAAGCCTGAGGACTTAAAGAAGATAGCAGAGGCTGATTTGCTGCTTTTTCATGGACTGCACTTTGAGGGGAAGATGCAGGAGGTGCTTGAAAAGAAGGGATATGCGGTAGCATCCACATTTCCTGAGGACAAAATAGGCAAGATGGAGGAAGATGGGGCGGTAATAATAGATCCGCATTTTTGGTTTGATATAGATCTTTACAAAGAAGCCACCGAGAATGCAGGCGCAAAGCTTTCTGAGCTTTTACCTGATAAAAAAGATGAAATAGATAAAAATACAAAAGCTTACTTAGAAAAGCTGTCAGCTCTTGATGAAGAAAATAAAAAATCACTTGCAGAGATTCCTGAAGGCGAACGGTACCTGATTACGCCACACGATGCCTTTAATTATTTTTCAAGGAGGTATGGCATTGAAGTTGTAGCGCCACAGGGGGTTAGTACAGATTCAGAAGTAGCAAATAAGGATATAGACAAAACTGTGGATTTTATAGTGGAGCATAAGGTCAAAGCTATATTTGCAGAATCTACCACAGATCCTGCAAGGATGGAGAAGCTTAAAGAGGCCTGCAGGGCTAAGGGCTTTGATGTAAAGGTTGTAAGCGGCGAGGGAAATGAGCTGTTTTCCGACTCGCTTGCAACCGAGGGACAAAGCGGCGATACATACATAGATATGTATAAGCATAATGTTAAACTGATTACTGAGAATTTAAGATAA
- a CDS encoding response regulator transcription factor, translating to MRLLIVDDERITRNVLLNHIPWSEIGITKIETAGDGKEALEIAKGFKPNIVLSDIRMPKMNGLELARCLKAEQEDCRIIFLSAYSDREYLKEAIQLRAVSYVEKPIKPDEIKEVVKSAVDEIKKQQRLENRNYYAKQKKICMEILTGEKVSADIEEYPFLRGLEYIASELRIYPQDPSAEVEYDENALSLVLEELIASLLKSRVPDINDSDDAMFRKYCLFTVKDLNHIVVLFNIDNDLQKDKVYSLTEKLRKGLLHKLPQLRRVFAGVGLSVRDVKELKDSAIQAKAARRKCFLGGVIKDAKEQGMGRYDFSGKLPIEILNLWRYGNYAELENSLSTLADEISPFTETTVDSVRGYYLTLLLTLTQRAKSQNSVDFGDISAAALSALGEACCLEEMGECLKDTAKLYFNNKDSKSQYSQLSEKVAKYILDNYSDERLSISQIAGKMYLSPNYLSLLFKKDTGKTINQFITEVRIEKAKALLKKDRTPLSSIAEKIGYHDANYFSKAFKKETGVTPKAYRESI from the coding sequence ATGCGGCTTTTGATTGTAGATGATGAGAGAATCACAAGAAATGTACTATTAAACCATATACCTTGGTCAGAAATAGGCATCACTAAAATTGAAACTGCCGGTGACGGAAAAGAAGCCCTTGAGATAGCCAAAGGCTTCAAGCCTAATATAGTACTAAGCGATATAAGAATGCCTAAAATGAACGGCTTAGAGCTTGCAAGATGCTTAAAGGCAGAGCAGGAGGATTGTAGAATTATCTTCCTTAGCGCTTATTCTGATAGAGAGTATTTGAAAGAAGCAATACAGTTAAGAGCAGTAAGCTACGTTGAGAAACCTATCAAGCCTGACGAGATAAAAGAGGTAGTCAAATCAGCGGTTGATGAAATTAAGAAACAGCAAAGGCTTGAGAATAGGAACTACTATGCCAAGCAGAAAAAGATATGTATGGAAATTCTGACAGGAGAGAAAGTAAGCGCTGACATCGAAGAATACCCTTTTTTACGAGGTTTGGAATATATTGCATCTGAACTTAGGATTTATCCTCAGGATCCTTCAGCAGAAGTAGAATATGATGAGAATGCACTGTCATTAGTATTGGAAGAATTAATCGCCTCACTGCTTAAAAGCAGAGTTCCTGATATAAATGACTCTGATGATGCAATGTTTCGCAAGTATTGCCTGTTTACAGTAAAAGACTTAAATCATATTGTTGTTTTATTCAATATAGATAATGACTTACAGAAGGATAAGGTATATAGTCTTACTGAAAAACTAAGGAAAGGATTATTGCATAAATTGCCACAGCTACGCCGTGTATTTGCGGGAGTGGGATTATCTGTAAGAGACGTAAAAGAGTTAAAAGATTCTGCTATACAGGCAAAGGCTGCAAGGAGGAAATGTTTCTTAGGTGGAGTGATAAAGGATGCAAAAGAACAGGGGATGGGAAGGTATGATTTTTCAGGTAAACTACCCATTGAAATACTTAACTTGTGGAGGTATGGGAATTACGCTGAACTGGAGAATTCATTATCCACACTTGCAGATGAGATATCACCTTTCACGGAAACCACAGTAGACAGCGTACGTGGCTATTATCTTACTCTTTTACTTACTTTGACACAAAGGGCTAAAAGTCAGAACAGCGTTGACTTTGGAGATATAAGTGCAGCGGCTTTATCTGCTCTTGGAGAAGCTTGTTGCCTTGAAGAAATGGGTGAATGTCTGAAGGATACGGCAAAATTATATTTCAATAACAAAGACAGTAAGTCTCAGTATTCACAGCTTTCCGAAAAGGTTGCAAAATATATACTCGACAATTATTCAGATGAGAGACTTAGTATATCACAGATAGCGGGTAAAATGTACTTATCGCCCAATTATTTGTCCTTATTATTTAAGAAGGATACAGGCAAAACCATAAATCAGTTTATAACCGAGGTAAGAATAGAAAAGGCGAAGGCGCTGTTAAAAAAGGATAGGACGCCTCTTAGTTCTATTGCTGAGAAAATAGGATATCATGATGCAAATTATTTTTCTAAGGCATTTAAGAAGGAAACAGGTGTAACACCAAAGGCATATAGGGAGAGCATATAG
- a CDS encoding glycoside hydrolase family 3 N-terminal domain-containing protein, producing the protein MEQSKLKELLNSMSRKEKIGQLFQIMGHMLSDDAVLTGPLKDLGLSDEDLALCGTILGLGSSGGAQLKAIQEKYMENHPHHIPLIFMVDVIHGYKTIYPMPLAMGATFSPELLKECSKMAARESAAAGLHVTFSPMVDLVRDARWGRVVESTGEDVYLNKVMAESTVQGYQGDDLKAEDTLAACVKHFAGYGAAEAGRDYNTVELSEHTLEEYYMPAYKAAIDAGAAMVMTSFNTIDGIPTTVNKRLMRDVLREQMGFKGVLISDFAAIREAVMHGVCADHRESAEMALKAGCDIDMMAGDYSRHLSELIDEGRVSEELLDESVMRILQLKNDLGLFENPFKGLDLVKEKELCLCDEHKELAKKAARESFVLLKNEGSLPVKKGKKIACIGPYTDRKKLLSSWAIMGDEGPVETVKEVGERLDGYQLSFHEGCQILPEGTKMPGFVQLEEIDYNADRTRAMEEDALKAAKEADEVLLFMGEHFLQSGEAASRTDITIPKNQVRLLEKICELNDNVSLVLFTGRPLALTDICDKVKSILVVWMPGTMGAAAIWDVLTGKYAPSGKLPMSFPYNVGQVPIHYDILQTGRPLTPEDAGERFVSKYLDAPNEALYPFGHGLTYTDFSISPITLSSDKLSGDGEITAEVVVKNLGSAKGTETLQLYIHDIAASVARPIKQLKDFKKITLEAGEEGKVSFRITEPMLRFVRADYTVGSEKGHFNLFIGNSSATENKASFELI; encoded by the coding sequence ATGGAACAGAGCAAGTTAAAAGAACTTCTTAACTCTATGAGTAGGAAAGAAAAAATAGGACAGCTATTTCAGATTATGGGACATATGCTGTCAGACGATGCGGTGCTTACAGGTCCGCTAAAGGATCTTGGGCTGTCGGATGAGGATTTAGCACTATGTGGGACCATCCTTGGACTTGGCAGCAGTGGTGGAGCACAGCTAAAGGCGATTCAGGAAAAATATATGGAGAACCATCCTCACCATATACCTCTTATATTTATGGTTGACGTTATCCATGGATATAAAACCATTTACCCTATGCCGCTTGCGATGGGAGCGACATTTTCACCGGAATTACTTAAAGAGTGCTCTAAGATGGCTGCAAGAGAGTCAGCAGCAGCCGGACTTCACGTAACATTTTCACCTATGGTTGATCTGGTTAGGGATGCAAGATGGGGAAGAGTTGTTGAGTCAACAGGCGAGGACGTTTATCTTAATAAAGTAATGGCTGAAAGTACAGTACAAGGCTATCAGGGAGATGATCTTAAGGCAGAGGATACTCTTGCAGCCTGCGTGAAGCATTTTGCAGGATATGGAGCAGCAGAGGCGGGTAGAGACTACAATACAGTTGAGCTGTCTGAACATACGCTTGAAGAATACTATATGCCTGCATACAAAGCTGCAATTGATGCGGGAGCAGCGATGGTAATGACATCATTTAATACAATTGATGGTATACCAACAACAGTCAATAAAAGGCTTATGAGGGATGTATTAAGAGAGCAGATGGGCTTTAAGGGAGTTCTTATATCTGACTTTGCGGCCATCAGAGAAGCCGTTATGCATGGAGTATGCGCGGACCATAGGGAATCCGCCGAAATGGCACTTAAAGCAGGCTGTGACATTGATATGATGGCAGGTGACTATTCAAGGCATCTTAGTGAACTTATAGATGAGGGAAGAGTTAGTGAAGAACTGCTTGATGAGAGCGTAATGAGAATCCTTCAGCTAAAGAATGATTTGGGCTTATTTGAGAATCCATTCAAAGGACTGGATTTAGTTAAGGAAAAAGAATTATGCCTCTGTGATGAGCATAAGGAACTGGCGAAGAAAGCAGCACGCGAGTCATTTGTACTGCTTAAAAATGAAGGAAGCCTTCCAGTAAAGAAGGGAAAAAAGATTGCCTGCATAGGACCATATACAGACCGTAAAAAGCTGTTAAGCTCCTGGGCGATAATGGGTGATGAAGGTCCTGTGGAGACGGTAAAAGAGGTTGGAGAGAGGCTTGATGGCTATCAACTTTCATTCCACGAAGGCTGTCAAATACTTCCTGAAGGAACTAAAATGCCTGGTTTTGTGCAGCTGGAAGAAATAGATTATAATGCAGATAGAACCCGTGCTATGGAAGAAGATGCTCTTAAGGCAGCAAAAGAGGCAGATGAAGTACTTCTTTTTATGGGTGAGCACTTCTTACAAAGCGGTGAGGCTGCAAGCAGGACAGATATTACAATACCTAAAAATCAGGTAAGACTGCTTGAGAAAATCTGTGAATTAAATGACAATGTAAGTCTTGTTCTTTTTACAGGAAGACCTCTTGCTTTAACCGATATTTGTGATAAAGTAAAGTCCATACTTGTAGTGTGGATGCCTGGAACCATGGGAGCCGCTGCAATCTGGGATGTACTTACAGGTAAATATGCACCTTCAGGCAAACTTCCTATGAGTTTCCCTTACAATGTGGGGCAGGTTCCTATTCACTATGATATCTTACAGACAGGCCGTCCACTCACACCGGAAGACGCGGGAGAGAGATTTGTATCTAAGTACTTAGATGCACCAAATGAGGCATTGTATCCTTTTGGACATGGTCTTACATATACTGATTTCAGTATTTCTCCTATTACCTTGTCGTCAGATAAACTTAGCGGTGATGGGGAAATAACAGCCGAGGTTGTTGTGAAAAACTTAGGAAGTGCAAAGGGAACTGAAACACTTCAGCTTTATATTCATGATATAGCAGCGAGTGTAGCAAGGCCAATAAAACAGCTTAAAGACTTTAAGAAGATTACGTTAGAGGCTGGAGAAGAAGGTAAGGTTAGCTTTAGGATAACAGAGCCTATGCTTCGCTTTGTAAGAGCTGATTATACAGTAGGCAGCGAGAAGGGGCACTTCAATCTGTTTATAGGAAACAGTAGTGCTACAGAAAATAAAGCTTCATTTGAACTAATATAA